A genomic stretch from Hemicordylus capensis ecotype Gifberg chromosome 1, rHemCap1.1.pri, whole genome shotgun sequence includes:
- the LOC128328412 gene encoding olfactory receptor 4S2-like — MKDKNNVTEFFLVGLTQNEDLQKACFGLFLVFYTAILLGNLLIIVTIKTSPRLNSPMYFFLSYLSFVDICYSSVTAPKLISDFLVKKKTISFVGCIAQLFGGHFFGCTEIFLLTVMAYDRYIAICKPLHYTTIMNKSVCSWMVVSSWLGGFLHSLVQTLLTTNLPFCGPNEIDRFFCDVHPLLKLACTDTYIIGLIVITNSGMISLSSFLVLTVSYIVILVSLRSRSSEGRLKALSTCASHITVVILFFGPCIFIYMRPSTTFSEDKSVAVFYTIITPMLNPLIYTLRNEEVKNAMGQLWSKKSTSGWEMSSEL, encoded by the coding sequence ATGAAGGACAAAAACAATGTAACTGAATTTTTCCTTGTGGGGCTTACCCAGAATGAGGACTTGCAGAAAGCCTGTTTTGGGCTGTTTTTGGTCTTCTACACAGCAATTTTGCTGGGAAATTTACTTATCATTGTCACCATCAAGACTAGCCCCCGACTGAACTcccccatgtatttcttcctcaGTTACCTGTCCTTTGTAGATATCTGCTACTCCTCTGTTACTGCTCCCAAACTGATTTCTGACTTCCTTGTCAAGAAGAAAACCATCTCTTTTGTTGGATGTATAGCACAGCTCTTTGGGGGCCATTTCTTTGGTTGCACTGAAATATTTCTTCTCACAGTGATGGCATATGACCGATACATTGCAATCTGCAAACCCCTCCATTACACAACAATTATGAACAAGAGTGTATGCAGTTGGATGGTGGTGAGTTCCTGGCTAGGGGGGTTTCTTCATTCACTAGTACAGACGCTCCTCACCACAAATCTCCCCTTCTGTGGGCCAAATGAAATTGACCGCTTTTTCTGTGATGTCCACCCTTTACTGAAATTGGCCTGCACTGACACCTACATCATTGGACTTATTGTCATTACCAACAGTGGTATGATTTCTCTGAGTTCCTTTCTTGTGTTGACTGTTTCATATATAGTCATCCTAGTCTCGCTGAGAAGTCGTTCTTCTGAAGGACGCCTGAAAGCCCTCTCCACCTGTGCTTCCCACATCACAGTGGTGATCTTGTTCTTTGGGCCATGCATCTTCATCTACATGAGGCCTTCCACCACATTCTCAGAGGACAAGAGTGTAGCTGTATTCTACACTATTATCACCCCTATGCTCAATCCTTTGATTTACACCTTGAGGAATGAAGAGGTGAAAAATGCAATGGGACAATTATGGAGCAAAAAAAGTACTTCAGGATGGGAAATGAGCAGTGAGCTATAG